In Gimesia benthica, a single window of DNA contains:
- a CDS encoding helix-turn-helix domain-containing protein encodes MLIKTLELKVPDFGDPELQPVVDEKTFSITWKNHTCFLGNTLLFWLFHRLAQSPNQYVPHVELLDDVWHSERNSSTIRGVAKRLRDELIAAGMLQLASAIDGRVSGHYGLIFSWNIQNQT; translated from the coding sequence TGGAGCTTAAGGTCCCCGATTTCGGAGATCCAGAATTACAACCTGTCGTCGACGAAAAGACTTTCAGTATTACCTGGAAAAATCACACTTGTTTTCTTGGCAACACTTTGCTGTTTTGGCTTTTCCACAGACTCGCTCAATCCCCCAATCAATATGTTCCACATGTCGAGCTCCTTGATGATGTCTGGCATAGTGAAAGAAACTCATCAACAATCCGTGGAGTCGCCAAAAGACTACGAGATGAACTGATTGCGGCGGGTATGCTTCAACTTGCCTCCGCGATCGATGGAAGGGTTTCAGGACATTATGGGTTAATTTTTTCTTGGAATATTCAAAATCAAACATAA